One window of Candidatus Kapaibacterium sp. genomic DNA carries:
- a CDS encoding TonB family protein has product MMSQADVILPSRQGWSIRLWPQEFLRWIRRNTFVGFGIALSLFALLLLLYLALQILLPSTTQIARTAPVVKIRLSELPPPPSLTQELAPPTQVAAAEQPAVRVGVPIPVPDVLVPPEVQSFATLEELKRSPADNLGGAGTGTGTVQVIPENTQVEVPKEPDPYEFIAVEREPSLDPNELRRRLEYPELARRAGIQGKVYVRVLVGADGKPKRYIVEHSDNELLTEAAVKAVMSMTFTPAIQNGQPIAVWVSIPIDFRLR; this is encoded by the coding sequence ATGATGTCGCAGGCTGATGTCATCCTCCCTTCTCGTCAAGGTTGGAGCATTCGCCTCTGGCCGCAGGAATTCCTCCGCTGGATCCGGCGAAACACCTTTGTAGGTTTTGGTATCGCCCTTAGCCTGTTTGCGCTACTACTGCTCCTCTACCTTGCCCTCCAGATCCTACTGCCAAGCACGACGCAGATAGCCCGCACTGCTCCCGTCGTCAAGATTCGGCTCTCAGAACTGCCCCCGCCTCCATCGCTGACACAAGAGCTGGCTCCCCCTACACAGGTAGCCGCTGCTGAGCAACCAGCGGTGCGTGTCGGGGTGCCGATCCCAGTGCCAGACGTGCTCGTTCCGCCAGAGGTCCAGAGCTTCGCGACATTAGAAGAGCTGAAGCGCTCCCCAGCTGATAATCTCGGTGGAGCCGGGACTGGAACTGGTACGGTTCAGGTCATCCCGGAAAACACGCAAGTGGAAGTCCCGAAGGAGCCTGATCCCTACGAGTTCATTGCTGTCGAGCGTGAACCCTCGTTGGATCCCAACGAACTGCGACGCCGTTTGGAGTACCCTGAGCTTGCCCGCCGGGCCGGCATCCAAGGGAAGGTTTACGTGCGGGTCCTCGTCGGAGCCGACGGAAAGCCGAAGCGCTACATCGTAGAGCACTCGGATAACGAGCTCCTCACTGAAGCTGCTGTGAAGGCCGTGATGAGCATGACGTTCACCCCAGCTATTCAAAATGGCCAGCCGATTGCTGTTTGGGTCAGCATCCCCATCGACTTCCGGCTGCGCTGA
- a CDS encoding TM2 domain-containing protein — MRGREMAEGNGAPMPQPQGSYIGPQPKQRRRRRWLLLPFSVAEELPLGVQYALAELPAEAQEVFMEEYRRRARSVGKACLAWLVACHYIYLRRWRLQILFWATWAGAGVWWIIDAFRIPRLVEEHNRNAAMNALRAVRLMGW; from the coding sequence ATGAGGGGCCGAGAGATGGCAGAAGGGAATGGGGCGCCGATGCCCCAGCCACAAGGTTCGTATATAGGTCCACAGCCGAAGCAGCGAAGGAGGAGGCGTTGGCTGTTGCTGCCATTCTCCGTTGCTGAGGAGCTACCCCTAGGAGTCCAGTACGCTCTGGCTGAGCTGCCGGCGGAGGCCCAGGAGGTGTTCATGGAGGAGTACCGGCGGCGTGCTCGCTCAGTGGGCAAGGCTTGCTTAGCGTGGTTGGTGGCGTGCCATTACATCTACTTGCGGCGCTGGAGGTTGCAGATCCTCTTTTGGGCAACGTGGGCAGGAGCTGGGGTATGGTGGATTATCGACGCCTTCCGTATCCCGCGGCTGGTGGAGGAGCACAACCGCAATGCAGCGATGAATGCCCTGCGGGCAGTCCGCCTCATGGGATGGTAG
- a CDS encoding tetratricopeptide repeat protein encodes MRVLWIVALLLSCAASVTAQLEQARTLLRQGKPEEALQLLHPLVSRGDEAALLLAGDIWMELERPDSALSLYNRIPKATAKPAVVSRIGSALTALGKPTEAIPLLRKAREQHPRDIEIALALARALLQADSLQKAEQVALQAREFAGADARLYTFIGDLYYRQRVYELARQNYEQALQIDSLQSQARIRLAEVYFRMAQREHDRELANEYYRRSLLNWDIVTRQDSTNARAFYEKGRLFFFARQYRSAAEALSRYVQLRPSGSLGRWLLAQALVELRCCDSALPHLERVAQELDTARPRALLLRARCFFEMDRYSEARRAYDELLRSPSAPADAADWERAGVSALFTGDTAAAIEYFRGSLEREPQRCALSFRLGTLLYGRRQYADAIAIFRQRLQHCPDTLNPRVYALIGTAFLAANQPDSALPALTESLRLDSTNLFTHRLLVASLMALRRYSEAEAATWRALRYAQQHNDQQSADDIVASLCAPWLEAKDFSRLQRLAREATRLAPFSAKAWVFLGLAYHGLNDATNACRAYREALRRNPAETTAQQNLKLLNCP; translated from the coding sequence ATGCGAGTGCTGTGGATTGTGGCTCTTCTCCTTAGCTGCGCCGCTTCTGTGACAGCACAACTGGAACAGGCCCGGACATTACTCCGCCAAGGCAAGCCGGAAGAAGCTCTCCAGCTCCTCCATCCCTTGGTCTCCCGAGGGGATGAGGCCGCACTCCTGTTAGCCGGCGATATCTGGATGGAGCTGGAGCGCCCAGACTCTGCTCTTTCGCTCTACAACCGTATCCCGAAAGCAACAGCAAAGCCTGCTGTCGTGTCGCGCATCGGCTCTGCGCTAACGGCACTCGGGAAGCCCACAGAGGCCATCCCTCTGCTCCGCAAAGCTCGGGAACAGCACCCACGCGACATAGAGATTGCACTTGCCTTAGCACGAGCCCTGCTGCAGGCAGATTCCCTTCAGAAGGCAGAACAGGTCGCGCTCCAAGCCCGCGAATTCGCTGGTGCCGACGCCCGCCTCTACACCTTCATTGGCGACCTCTACTACCGCCAACGAGTCTACGAGCTGGCACGCCAGAACTACGAGCAAGCGCTGCAAATAGACTCCCTCCAAAGCCAGGCTCGCATTCGCTTGGCCGAGGTCTACTTCCGCATGGCCCAACGGGAACACGACCGCGAGTTAGCAAACGAGTACTACCGACGCTCGCTCCTAAACTGGGACATTGTGACGCGGCAGGACTCCACGAACGCTCGTGCCTTCTACGAGAAGGGCCGCCTGTTCTTCTTCGCACGCCAGTACAGGAGTGCTGCCGAAGCCCTCAGCCGCTATGTCCAACTGCGTCCCTCAGGTAGTCTCGGGCGATGGCTCTTGGCACAGGCACTGGTAGAACTCCGCTGCTGCGACAGCGCCCTCCCTCACCTGGAACGCGTAGCGCAAGAGTTAGATACTGCCCGTCCCCGAGCACTCCTGCTGAGAGCTCGCTGCTTTTTCGAAATGGACCGCTACAGTGAGGCCCGCCGAGCCTACGACGAGCTCCTGCGTAGTCCCTCCGCGCCAGCAGACGCTGCAGACTGGGAACGGGCCGGCGTGAGCGCTCTCTTCACTGGCGACACCGCAGCCGCCATCGAATACTTCCGAGGCTCGCTAGAGCGCGAGCCTCAGCGGTGTGCTCTCAGCTTCCGGCTCGGCACACTCCTCTACGGACGCCGCCAGTATGCCGACGCAATCGCCATCTTCCGCCAACGCCTCCAACACTGCCCTGACACTCTCAATCCTCGGGTCTACGCGCTCATTGGCACTGCCTTCCTAGCAGCGAACCAGCCCGATTCAGCTCTGCCAGCGCTGACGGAGAGCCTACGACTGGACTCCACGAATCTCTTTACTCATCGGCTCCTGGTGGCCTCTCTCATGGCCTTGCGACGCTACTCCGAGGCCGAGGCGGCTACATGGCGTGCACTCCGTTATGCGCAGCAGCACAACGACCAACAGAGCGCTGACGACATCGTCGCCTCGCTCTGTGCTCCTTGGCTAGAAGCGAAAGACTTCTCACGCCTCCAGCGCCTTGCCCGTGAAGCTACTCGGCTAGCTCCCTTCTCTGCAAAGGCTTGGGTCTTCCTGGGCTTGGCGTACCATGGGCTCAACGACGCCACGAACGCTTGCCGCGCTTACCGAGAGGCTCTCCGGCGCAATCCGGCAGAAACCACGGCACAGCAGAACCTCAAGCTCTTGAACTGCCCCTAG
- a CDS encoding MotA/TolQ/ExbB proton channel family protein, whose protein sequence is MKNLFNVVVITLALLISFAFYYFVMGNPANFKDGERRQEPIPGNVLGTVYTGGPLVAVLIALSLISITFVFERRFSIAKARGKRPPAEFLRDFQRLLEEGKIDEAIQLCDEQGGSLGNVLRAGLQRYKQVAQNSNLDAERKLAEVQRAIDEAMNLETPLLEKNLVILSTIASISTLVGLLGTTIGMIRAFMALGLTGAVSAQQLSIGIAEALYNTAGGLAAAIISIVAYNFFTTKVDNFVYTIDEATLSMMETLTLQLKQ, encoded by the coding sequence ATGAAGAACCTCTTCAACGTTGTCGTCATCACGCTAGCACTGTTGATCTCGTTCGCATTCTACTACTTCGTCATGGGAAACCCTGCCAACTTCAAGGACGGAGAACGGCGCCAGGAGCCAATCCCGGGCAACGTTCTGGGGACTGTTTACACCGGCGGTCCCTTGGTAGCGGTCCTGATAGCGCTCTCTCTCATCTCCATCACTTTCGTGTTTGAGCGCCGTTTCTCGATCGCCAAAGCTCGGGGCAAGCGGCCACCGGCGGAGTTCCTACGCGACTTCCAGAGACTCCTGGAAGAGGGCAAAATTGACGAGGCTATTCAGCTCTGCGACGAACAAGGAGGGAGCTTGGGGAACGTACTCCGCGCAGGTCTCCAGCGCTACAAGCAAGTAGCGCAGAACTCTAACTTAGATGCCGAGCGGAAGCTCGCCGAGGTCCAGCGGGCAATTGATGAAGCGATGAACTTGGAGACACCGCTCCTGGAGAAGAATCTGGTCATCCTCTCCACGATAGCCTCTATCTCAACACTCGTAGGACTGCTGGGGACCACGATCGGCATGATTCGTGCCTTCATGGCATTAGGTCTAACCGGCGCAGTTTCAGCCCAGCAGCTCTCCATTGGTATTGCCGAAGCCCTCTACAATACTGCCGGAGGCTTGGCCGCAGCTATCATCTCCATTGTCGCCTACAACTTCTTTACCACGAAGGTGGACAACTTCGTGTACACGATTGATGAGGCGACGTTGAGCATGATGGAGACGCTGACACTGCAACTGAAGCAGTGA
- a CDS encoding substrate-binding domain-containing protein: MMTAAYRTWLCAAIILCACTPQRPAPAQDEESPTRGSVELLCDDAIAPLLQAPLQRFDSLYPDAKVQLRVVSAREAMRQLLARTARLIVVARDYLPDEDSLMRLYGVPAHHRVKLAEDALVFLAHPSVPLDTLNVAQLRAILLAEKGFRDYFRDWPREPELVCPSTASSVYAQLVQQVLGGTHPRRRLRLLPTADSVLAYVATVPWSIGVGYLSQTAHLTSVRAIELGFVDSAGAYVSPKPVHQSYVLLRKYPYVVPIYAYLRDDLRNLAWTVATFLGTDAEVQRHFLQRGIVPAFARIRLVPEE; encoded by the coding sequence ATGATGACCGCCGCGTATAGGACATGGCTCTGTGCTGCTATCATCCTCTGTGCATGCACCCCACAACGCCCCGCTCCGGCACAGGACGAGGAAAGCCCGACACGGGGGAGCGTGGAACTCCTCTGTGATGACGCCATTGCTCCACTCCTCCAAGCCCCGCTCCAGCGCTTCGACAGTCTCTATCCCGACGCTAAGGTCCAGCTGCGCGTCGTGAGCGCTCGCGAAGCGATGCGTCAGCTCCTGGCTCGAACAGCCCGCCTCATCGTGGTAGCTCGCGATTACCTACCGGACGAGGACTCACTGATGCGCCTCTATGGAGTCCCGGCCCATCATCGGGTCAAGCTCGCAGAGGACGCCCTAGTCTTCTTGGCCCATCCTAGTGTTCCCCTCGACACCCTCAACGTTGCCCAGCTTCGAGCCATTCTGCTGGCGGAAAAGGGGTTTCGAGACTATTTCCGAGATTGGCCGCGCGAGCCAGAGCTGGTATGCCCCTCTACGGCCTCGTCCGTCTACGCCCAACTGGTCCAGCAGGTTCTTGGCGGAACCCATCCCCGGCGACGCCTTCGGCTGCTGCCAACAGCAGACTCCGTCCTGGCGTACGTGGCAACGGTGCCATGGAGCATTGGGGTAGGATACCTTTCGCAGACCGCTCATCTCACCAGTGTTCGCGCAATAGAGTTGGGCTTCGTCGACAGCGCCGGGGCGTACGTCTCTCCGAAGCCCGTCCACCAGTCGTACGTCCTGCTGCGCAAGTACCCCTACGTGGTCCCCATCTACGCATATCTCCGAGACGACCTACGGAACCTGGCGTGGACAGTAGCTACGTTCCTAGGCACAGATGCCGAAGTGCAACGTCACTTCCTCCAGCGTGGGATTGTCCCTGCGTTCGCTCGGATTCGTCTGGTTCCAGAGGAGTAG
- the tsf gene encoding translation elongation factor Ts, translating to MPAITPQLIKELRDKTGAGFADCKSALEAAQGDLQAAIEHLRQRGAVLAAKRADRVAREGVVLAATAPDRKIAVILELNCETDFVARNEEFQSFARQILQTLLEQQPASEEELWSADIGGKTLGNLRDEMAAKIGEKLQLRRYELLRTDGSFAAYIHAGSRLASVVEVSVSEPPEELEPVLRDLAMQVAAMQPEYVRREDVPAEVYEREVELHRQQALSEGKPAEIAERIARGRAEKFFQEHCLLEQAYIRDPNRTVADVLAEASRQLGAPVVVHRFWRYALGEMEHGGL from the coding sequence ATGCCCGCGATTACGCCACAGCTCATCAAGGAACTGCGCGACAAGACAGGAGCCGGCTTTGCAGACTGTAAGAGTGCGCTCGAAGCTGCCCAGGGAGACCTCCAGGCAGCTATTGAACACCTACGGCAGCGGGGAGCAGTGCTGGCTGCTAAGAGGGCAGACCGAGTGGCACGCGAAGGGGTCGTACTGGCTGCAACGGCTCCAGACAGGAAGATTGCGGTGATCCTAGAGCTTAACTGCGAGACGGACTTCGTCGCTCGGAACGAAGAATTCCAGAGCTTTGCGCGGCAGATCCTGCAGACACTGCTGGAGCAGCAGCCTGCTTCGGAAGAAGAGCTCTGGAGTGCTGACATTGGCGGCAAAACGTTGGGGAATCTCCGCGACGAGATGGCCGCCAAGATCGGGGAAAAGCTCCAGCTACGGCGCTACGAACTGCTGCGGACGGACGGCTCTTTCGCAGCCTACATCCATGCCGGGAGTCGCTTGGCGAGTGTTGTGGAGGTCTCCGTTTCAGAGCCACCAGAGGAGCTTGAGCCGGTACTACGGGATTTGGCAATGCAGGTGGCTGCGATGCAGCCGGAGTATGTTCGGCGTGAAGACGTACCAGCGGAGGTTTACGAGCGGGAGGTAGAGCTCCATCGCCAGCAAGCACTCAGTGAGGGGAAGCCAGCTGAGATTGCCGAGCGGATAGCACGCGGCCGTGCAGAGAAGTTCTTTCAGGAACACTGCCTGCTGGAGCAGGCCTACATTCGGGATCCCAACCGGACGGTGGCTGATGTACTAGCAGAGGCCAGCCGTCAGCTTGGAGCCCCAGTGGTCGTGCATCGCTTCTGGCGATATGCCCTAGGGGAAATGGAGCATGGAGGACTCTAA
- a CDS encoding biopolymer transporter ExbD, with the protein MPKLKKHRVGFVLDMTPLVDITFLLLTFFMLTAKFKSEAEAQQRFTIVRPQATADTSRLPDKDLAIVKIGIDTVTGDTSYYYEMTNEADWFQVIGGLEAYRQASEGQRIRQVKANLEELNELIRRTRIVRPTTRFAVDADRRVRYKWVEDLMEVLRQNRATVFNFVTDRRPPEQPPM; encoded by the coding sequence ATGCCGAAGCTGAAGAAACATCGGGTTGGGTTCGTGCTGGACATGACCCCCCTGGTCGACATCACATTCCTACTGCTCACGTTCTTCATGCTAACGGCCAAGTTCAAGTCCGAAGCCGAAGCGCAACAGCGCTTCACCATTGTTCGCCCGCAAGCCACAGCAGATACCTCACGCCTCCCAGACAAAGATCTGGCCATCGTCAAGATCGGAATCGACACCGTCACCGGAGATACCTCGTACTACTACGAAATGACCAACGAGGCCGACTGGTTCCAAGTGATCGGCGGCCTGGAGGCCTACCGGCAAGCCTCTGAAGGACAGCGCATTCGACAGGTCAAAGCGAATCTGGAAGAGCTCAACGAACTGATTCGGCGGACTCGGATTGTACGACCGACGACACGCTTTGCAGTCGATGCCGACCGTCGGGTGCGCTACAAGTGGGTGGAGGACCTTATGGAAGTCCTTCGGCAGAACCGCGCAACGGTCTTCAACTTCGTCACAGACCGTCGCCCTCCTGAACAGCCACCCATGTAA
- the recG gene encoding ATP-dependent DNA helicase RecG, which produces MTATDDNMARATDGELQYLKGVGPQRAAALATVGVRSLRDLVFFLPRAYVDRTMTTTLRSLALSLQKQERLFEEQLPSIADERLLFYTEVTLLVRVESLREYTYRGTRKMLLATISDSSRTTGAVIFWNRLEYYQQLVQPGRHYVLSGRPTIDRRGIVTFHHPELEPIEPDEEELYNLGRILPKYRLTQALRRAGLTQSRLRALVEAALELVAPNLQEVLPEWLRRAYDLPPLLEALRQLHFPASAAELQRARRRMKFEEMFLLQLLLALRRRGLHREQGLVMNPKSVHARWLLDRLPFKLTSAQRRVLWEIAADLSSGRPMNRLLQGDVGSGKTIVALLTMLVAVDNGYQAILMAPTEILAEQHYHTIRRWLEGSDIKVVQLVGGQNQRLRRDVLEQIATGEAHIVVGTHALFESSVTYHRAGLIVIDEQHRFGVLQRARLRELSRSSLGTEGVAPHVLVMSATPIPRTLSMTLYGDLDVSILDELPPGRKPVITKVVFESQLPQVYDFIRQQLRAGRQAYIVYPLIEPSEKLQLKAATEHYEYLQHEVFPEFRCGLLHGQLFWYEKEDVMRAFAAGAYQVLVATTVIEVGIDVPNATVMLVQNAERFGLAQLHQLRGRVGRGDEQSYCFLATRDHFRYHWHRTDHEPTERLAAIIRLRTMERTTDGFQIAEVDLKLRGPGDLLGTRQAGLPEFQHTDLVTDGPIITEARRAASELLQRDPGLRHPEHLPLRSALAERYGEAARLLDVA; this is translated from the coding sequence ATGACAGCTACCGACGACAACATGGCGCGAGCTACCGACGGTGAGCTGCAGTACTTGAAAGGCGTTGGTCCGCAGCGGGCTGCTGCCCTCGCCACTGTTGGAGTCCGCAGCTTGCGCGACCTCGTATTCTTCCTGCCGAGAGCTTACGTAGACCGCACGATGACCACGACGCTCCGCTCGCTGGCCTTAAGCCTCCAGAAGCAGGAGCGCCTCTTCGAAGAGCAGCTTCCCTCAATTGCCGACGAGCGGCTCCTCTTCTACACCGAAGTGACCCTTCTGGTCCGCGTTGAGAGCCTTCGCGAGTACACGTACCGCGGTACCCGGAAGATGCTCCTCGCTACCATCAGCGATAGCAGTCGCACCACAGGCGCCGTCATCTTCTGGAACCGGCTGGAGTACTACCAGCAGCTCGTGCAGCCCGGTCGCCACTATGTGCTCTCGGGACGCCCTACGATAGACCGCCGTGGGATCGTGACCTTCCACCACCCCGAGCTGGAGCCGATAGAGCCTGACGAGGAGGAGCTCTACAACCTCGGGCGTATCCTCCCCAAATACCGCCTCACGCAGGCGCTTCGACGCGCAGGGCTCACGCAGTCTCGACTCCGGGCGCTCGTGGAAGCAGCGTTGGAGCTGGTAGCCCCGAACCTGCAGGAGGTCTTACCCGAGTGGCTCCGCCGCGCATACGATCTCCCGCCCTTGTTGGAGGCGCTCCGCCAACTGCATTTCCCAGCTTCGGCAGCCGAGCTCCAGCGCGCCCGACGACGGATGAAGTTTGAGGAGATGTTCCTCCTGCAGCTCCTGCTGGCGCTCCGTCGGCGCGGCCTCCATCGAGAGCAAGGCCTTGTGATGAACCCCAAGAGCGTGCACGCCCGCTGGCTCCTGGACCGGCTCCCATTCAAGCTCACCTCTGCACAGCGCCGCGTCCTCTGGGAAATCGCCGCCGACCTCTCGAGCGGACGTCCGATGAACCGACTCCTCCAAGGGGACGTAGGCTCGGGGAAGACTATCGTCGCGCTGCTGACGATGCTCGTCGCCGTGGACAACGGATACCAGGCAATCCTCATGGCCCCGACGGAGATCTTAGCCGAGCAGCACTATCACACGATCCGCCGCTGGCTCGAAGGCTCGGACATCAAGGTCGTTCAACTCGTCGGCGGGCAGAACCAACGGCTCCGGCGCGATGTACTGGAACAGATTGCCACAGGCGAAGCCCACATCGTCGTTGGCACCCACGCTCTCTTTGAAAGCTCCGTGACCTACCATCGCGCCGGACTCATCGTCATCGACGAGCAGCACCGCTTTGGGGTCCTACAACGCGCACGGCTACGAGAGCTCAGCCGCTCCTCCCTCGGCACCGAAGGCGTTGCACCTCACGTGCTCGTGATGTCGGCCACTCCCATCCCAAGGACGCTCTCGATGACCCTTTACGGTGACCTGGATGTCTCCATCCTAGACGAGCTTCCGCCTGGGCGCAAGCCAGTCATTACAAAAGTAGTCTTCGAGAGCCAGCTACCGCAGGTCTACGACTTCATCCGACAGCAACTGCGCGCGGGACGCCAGGCCTACATTGTCTATCCCCTCATCGAGCCTTCGGAGAAGCTCCAGCTCAAGGCCGCAACCGAACACTACGAGTATCTCCAGCACGAGGTCTTCCCTGAGTTTCGGTGCGGACTCCTCCACGGGCAGCTCTTCTGGTACGAGAAGGAAGACGTCATGCGAGCCTTTGCGGCAGGAGCCTACCAAGTCCTGGTCGCCACCACAGTCATTGAAGTGGGGATTGACGTCCCGAACGCTACCGTGATGCTCGTTCAGAACGCTGAGCGCTTTGGATTGGCACAACTCCACCAGCTCCGCGGCCGTGTTGGAAGAGGGGACGAGCAATCGTACTGCTTCCTGGCAACCCGTGACCACTTCCGCTACCACTGGCATCGCACTGACCACGAACCCACCGAGCGCCTCGCCGCCATCATTCGGCTCCGCACGATGGAACGGACCACCGATGGCTTCCAGATCGCTGAAGTAGATCTTAAGCTCCGCGGCCCTGGTGATCTGCTCGGAACCCGTCAAGCGGGACTCCCAGAGTTCCAACACACGGATTTAGTCACGGACGGCCCTATCATCACCGAAGCTCGCCGTGCAGCCTCCGAGCTCCTCCAGCGCGATCCGGGCCTCCGTCACCCTGAGCACCTCCCCCTCCGCTCTGCCCTAGCGGAGCGCTACGGGGAAGCTGCCCGCCTACTGGATGTGGCTTGA
- the pyrH gene encoding UMP kinase, protein MEDSNVPRYRRVLLKLSGEALMGEQRYGIDPEALAQLAEEIVSVYRLGVQIAIVIGGGNIFRGIQATAHGVDKVVGDYMGMLATVINGLALQSAIEARGVPTRLQTAISMAQIAEPFIRRRAIRHLEKGRIVIFAAGTGNPYFTTDTAAALRAAEIGAEVILKGTRVDGVYDADPEKVVTARRYDRISSREVLEKGLRVMDLTAITLCQENRLPILVFNVNQRGNLLRIMRGEPVATVVHHDEG, encoded by the coding sequence ATGGAGGACTCTAACGTCCCACGCTACCGGCGCGTGCTCCTCAAGCTTTCGGGGGAGGCCCTCATGGGGGAGCAGCGCTATGGGATAGACCCAGAGGCATTAGCACAGTTGGCGGAGGAGATTGTCAGCGTCTACCGTCTAGGGGTGCAGATCGCCATCGTCATTGGTGGGGGGAACATCTTCCGAGGCATCCAGGCTACCGCCCATGGGGTCGACAAGGTGGTGGGTGACTACATGGGGATGTTGGCAACGGTCATCAACGGTCTGGCGCTCCAGAGCGCCATAGAGGCTCGGGGTGTCCCAACACGGCTACAGACTGCCATCTCCATGGCGCAGATTGCAGAGCCCTTCATCCGACGGCGGGCCATTCGGCATCTCGAGAAGGGGCGTATCGTCATCTTCGCTGCAGGGACAGGGAACCCTTACTTCACAACGGACACTGCCGCTGCTCTTCGGGCAGCGGAGATCGGGGCAGAGGTCATTTTGAAGGGGACGCGCGTGGACGGTGTGTACGATGCCGACCCGGAAAAGGTCGTCACGGCTCGCCGTTACGACCGAATTAGCTCCCGCGAGGTGCTGGAGAAGGGGCTCCGTGTTATGGACCTAACGGCCATCACGCTCTGCCAAGAGAACCGGCTCCCCATCTTGGTGTTCAACGTCAACCAGAGGGGGAACCTGCTGCGCATCATGCGAGGGGAGCCGGTGGCGACAGTTGTCCATCATGACGAGGGGTAG
- the frr gene encoding ribosome recycling factor — protein MPIPDVLQRAREHMTKTVEHFQHQLARLRTGRATPALIEHIRVDYYGVPTPLTQVGTISVPEPRMLVIQPWDRSLLNAIEKAILQSDIGVTPTNDGSVIRIVLPPLSEERRRELVKVCKKYAEEARIALRNIRRDYMEELRRIEKEERLSEDERRRGEQELQKLMDKFTEEIERILERKEKEILEE, from the coding sequence ATGCCGATACCGGATGTCCTGCAGCGTGCACGCGAGCATATGACGAAGACCGTGGAGCACTTCCAGCACCAGTTGGCACGTCTCCGGACCGGCCGGGCAACGCCAGCATTGATTGAGCACATCAGAGTAGACTACTATGGTGTCCCCACGCCACTGACGCAGGTTGGGACCATTTCGGTCCCGGAGCCGAGAATGCTGGTCATTCAACCGTGGGATCGCTCCTTGCTGAACGCCATAGAGAAGGCCATCCTGCAGTCCGACATCGGAGTTACCCCCACGAACGATGGTTCGGTCATCCGCATTGTCCTGCCGCCACTCAGTGAGGAGCGGCGTCGAGAGCTCGTCAAAGTATGCAAGAAGTACGCGGAGGAGGCCCGCATTGCGCTGCGGAACATTCGGCGGGACTACATGGAGGAACTGCGTCGCATAGAGAAGGAAGAGCGCCTCTCGGAGGATGAGCGGCGCCGAGGCGAGCAAGAGCTGCAGAAGCTGATGGACAAGTTCACCGAAGAGATCGAGCGCATTTTAGAGCGCAAGGAGAAGGAGATCCTGGAGGAGTGA
- a CDS encoding biopolymer transporter ExbD, translated as MGVADFGGEAKRERRGGTRHRKKTRRLRYRLDMTPLVDIAFLLLTFFMLTTTLITPQVMEMTIPPERTQVEVRESELLTLRIRADGKVFYNLGNEAPQPIALKDLESLAVRENVRLKNRLITVLKASPNVPYGVVITVLDALNRAEVQIAEQLSREGLRRERRFAIAPMTEQDEQEIAQL; from the coding sequence ATGGGCGTTGCAGACTTCGGTGGAGAAGCGAAGCGCGAGCGTCGCGGTGGGACCAGACACCGCAAGAAGACGCGCCGCCTCCGATACCGATTGGATATGACGCCGCTAGTGGACATTGCGTTCTTGCTGCTGACCTTCTTCATGCTGACCACCACCCTCATCACCCCCCAAGTCATGGAGATGACCATCCCACCAGAACGCACCCAGGTGGAGGTCCGAGAATCTGAGCTCCTCACACTCCGTATCCGAGCTGACGGCAAAGTCTTCTACAATCTCGGTAACGAAGCGCCTCAGCCAATCGCGCTGAAGGATCTAGAGTCCCTGGCTGTCCGAGAGAACGTCCGCCTGAAGAATCGTCTCATCACGGTCTTGAAAGCGTCGCCGAACGTGCCGTATGGAGTAGTCATCACGGTACTGGACGCTCTCAACCGAGCCGAGGTTCAGATTGCTGAGCAGCTCTCTCGCGAAGGGCTCCGGCGCGAGCGGCGCTTTGCGATTGCTCCTATGACCGAGCAGGATGAACAAGAGATCGCGCAGCTATGA